The sequence below is a genomic window from Flavobacteriales bacterium.
GTGGCTGAAAGCTTTTTCAAAACCTTAAAAACAGAATGCGTTTACAGACAAACCTACCTTTCTAAAAGCGAAGCAGAAATGTCAATTTTCGACTGCTTGGAAACGTGGTATAACAGAGAATGAAGGCACTCCCACTTGGGCAATAAATCAATAGAACAATTTAATCAGAATAATAATCAATTTAATCAGGCGGCATAGCTTAACTTAAACTCCATTTTTTTTGTTGCAATTCCATCCTGTATGCTGCCCTCAACCTATATAGAGAAAGGTATACCGCCGAAAACATTAAAAACCTAGAGGAAACCGGAAATGTGAAGCAAGCACTACAAAACTTTTTCTTGAGTTATTTAAAGAAAAGCTATAGGCCAGCTGAATGTTTTATTATCTATATAGCAACCGAATTAGGCGATAACGATGCAAACGCAAATTCTCTACTGGAGTCATATTTAAAAGAATTAAAAGAAAAATTCATTCCCCTACTTAACACAACTATCAAGTACAAAGACAATTCGGAGGTTATCGCAAATAATTTAGTCTTGCTCTTTTGTAATTCGATGTGCTACTGCCATATCCAAAAAGAAAAGGAAAGCCATAACCACATAACTTTAAATTTAGACATCATCTTAAATAACTAACCATGGCGAAAGCACTCAATCAATCGCACGAAGACATCGTTGCCAAGGCACGATACTTATTTTGGGAGAATGGATACCAAGATGTT
It includes:
- a CDS encoding IS3 family transposase, translating into VAESFFKTLKTECVYRQTYLSKSEAEMSIFDCLETWYNRE